One region of Carya illinoinensis cultivar Pawnee chromosome 8, C.illinoinensisPawnee_v1, whole genome shotgun sequence genomic DNA includes:
- the LOC122318765 gene encoding transcription factor bHLH84-like, translating into MEPIGAFPDGESWDSFSKMFSTDQELDFTPQVLGQYCSFLLEHDEDLNARVPSSFCPTSESNTSMTGSLSDSLHYTLESLNPNLNFFSQESSNGKSCSSSNIFIATDPSHENYFSDAYNHIPVANDMFFNICMMDEKNIGSFVTVFPGAGMCETAGINEDISLNGKDKLDDGSPAEVAISGKELLPKRKFDTQESHRKAKEKTSSQSSYQNARKKPRVSRDVQKSEKNEQSKKKQKLSNSSHEEESNAGRDGQSSTSYMNSEDDASQETNAGATTDSEASAPLNLSGGKTRASRGSATDPQSLYARKRRERINERLRILQNLVPNGTKVDISTMLEEAVNYVKFLQLQIKLLSSDDLWMFAPIAYNGMDIGLNYQKISPPDLCL; encoded by the exons ATGGAGCCTATTGGAGCCTTTCCTGATGGAGAATCTTGGGATTCCTTTAGCAAGATGTTCTCCACTGATCAAGAGCTTGATTTCACACCACAAGTTCTTGGTCAGTATTGCTCATTTCTGCTCGAGCATGATGAGGATTTGAACGCTCGAGTCCCGTCATCTTTTTGCCCCACTTCTGAGTCTAACACGAGCATGACCGGATCACTTAGTGATAGTTTACATTATACTCTAGAGAGTCTTAACCCcaatttgaactttttttctCAAGAAAGTAGTAATGGTAAAAGTTGTAGTAGCAGCAATATCTTTATTGCCACTGATCCTAGCCATGAGAACTACTTTAGTGATGCTTATAACCATATTCCGGTAGCAAACGATATGTTCTTTAATATTTGTATGATGGATGAGAAAAATATAGGCTCTTTTGTGACTGTGTTTCCTGGTGCTGGAATGTGCGAGACGGCCGGCATCAATGAAGATATTAGCCTTAACGGTAAGGATAAATTAGATGATGGCAGTCCAGCAGAAGTTGCTATTTCTGGGAAGGAGTTGCTGCCCAAAAGGAAGTTTGATACGCAAGAATCTCACAGAAAGGCTAAAGAAAAAACTAGCTCCCAGTCATCTTATCAGAATGCAAGGAAGAAACCTCGGGTTTCAAGAGAT GTACAAAAGAGTGAGAAGAATGAACAGTCAAAGAAGAAGCAGAAGCTCTCAAACAGTTCTCATGAagaagagagtaatgctggacgTGATGGACAGAGCTCTACTAGTTACATGAACTCAGAAGATGATGCTTCCCAGGAGACTAATGCAGGAGCAACCACAGACTCCGAAGCCTCTGCACCTCTCAACTTGAGTGGCGGGAAGACGAGAGCCAGTAGAGGGTCTGCCACAGATCCACAAAGCCTCTATGCAAGG aaaagaagggaaaggaTAAATGAGCGATTGAGAATCTTACAGAATCTGGTCCCCAATGGAACGAAG GTTGATATCAGCACAATGCTCGAAGAGGCAGTCAATTATGTGAAGTTTTTGCAGCTCCAAATCAAG CTTTTAAGCTCCGATGATCTGTGGATGTTTGCTCCCATCGCTTACAATGGAATGGATATTGGTCTCAATTACCAGAAGATTTCCCCACCTGATCTATGCCTTTAA